In Glandiceps talaboti chromosome 6, keGlaTala1.1, whole genome shotgun sequence, one DNA window encodes the following:
- the LOC144436556 gene encoding protein wntless homolog: MAGAVLENLSTKKLIALGIGLLVVQIVFFMVGGLIAPSPTSAFTHIANKCIDTGRHRHKSQWYQPWGENKCEKVKDFDEAIQKEITASQIVFAIEMPNQPYQMSRWFQYIVTVLDVTIEYDHENPLGPDPVMTLDVTLGYRDHDSVSGNKEWQMIAKSTESRKLDCTFSKPLAVESNGYTYNCDLLPFFELGSAHHPYYLINIRLPVHEHKYINTNIGKLQDITIVEIHQNGGFTKVWFALKTFVTPFMLMITIWFWRRVCQLSRKSVLMERTILALGISLILLDFPLEWLTMWSNIPFMLLMGDIRQGIFYSMLLSFWIIFTGEHLMDQTQRNRLSVYWTQVGAIAFGCICLFVFDMCERGVQLTNPFYSIWVTDTGKNLAMAFIIVAGICACIYFMFLCYMVYKVFRNISVKRTALPAMAKARQLHYQGLIYRFKFFMVFTLFCAAMTVIFFIITQVNEGRWNWGDEHTVEINSAFFTGVYGMWNIYVFAVMSLYAPSHKDHSKNETSAQNGNVSGSSNDEFEMRHTTTLTDTAGMEEPSELYRLTGKTAQD, encoded by the exons ATGGCAGGTGCCGTGCTTGAAAATCTGAGTACTAAGAAGCTGATAGCGTTGGGGATCGGTCTGCTTGTGGTACAAATTGTGTTCTTCATGGTTGGTGGCCTAATCG CACCTTCTCCGACATCTGCATTTACACACATTGCCAATAAATGTATTGACACTGGAAGACATCGACACAAGAGTCAATGGTACCAACCATGGGgtgaaaataaatgtgaaaaagtAAAAGATTTTGATGAAGCCATTCAAAAGGAAATCACAGCAAGTCAGATTGTGTTTGCGATAGAGATGCCTAACCAGCCATACCAGATGTCACGCTGGTTTCAGTATATTGTCACTGTTCTTGATGTTACTATTGAGTATGATCATGAAAATCCCTTAG GTCCGGACCCAGTCATGACATTAGATGTAACCCTTGGTTACCGTGACCATGATAGTGTAAGCGGTAACAAAGAATGGCAGATGATTGCTAAATCTACTGAGTCCAGGAAATTGGATTGTACATTCAGCAAACCACTT GCGGTTGAGAGCAATGGCTATACATACAACTGTGACTTGCTGCCATTCTTTGAGTTAGGAAGTGCCCATCATCCTTATTACCTGATCAATATCAGACTACCTGTCCATGAACATAAATATATCAACACAAATATTGGAAAGTTACAAGATATTACTATTGTA GAAATTCACCAGAATGGAGGATTTACTAAAGTGTGGTTTGCTTTGAAGACATTTGTAACACCATTTATGTTAATGATAACGATATGGTTTTGGAGGAGAGTATGTCAACTAAGCAGAAAGTCTGTACTGATGGAGCG AACCATTCTGGCACTTGGAATTTCCCTTATCCTTTTAGACT TTCCTCTAGAGTGGCTTACAATGTGGTCCAACATACCGTTTATGTTACTGATGGGTGATATTAGACAGGGCATATTTTACTCCATGCTGTTGTCATTCTGGATAATATTTACAGGTGAACATTTGATG GACCAAACACAGAGAAACCGATTGTCTGTGTACTGGACTCAAGTTGGTGCGATTGCCTTTGGATGTATTTGCCTGTTTGTTTTCGATATGTGTGAAAG agGTGTGCAACTAACTAATCCCTTTTACAGTATCTGGGTGACTGATACTGGTAAGAATTTGGCT ATGGCATTCATCATTGTAGCTGGCATCTGTGCTTGTATCTACTTCATGTTTTTGTGTTACATGGTGTACAAAGTGTTCCGTAACATCAGTGTTAAAAGGACAGCACTGCCAGCCATGGCAAAGGCTAGACAACTACACTACCAG GGCTTGATCTATCGTTTCAAGTTTTTCATGGTGTTCACTTTATTCTGTGCTGCCATGACCGTCATCTTTTTCATCATCACTCAAGTCAATGAAGGACGTTGGAACTGGGGAGACGAGCACACCGTTGAGATCAATAGTGCCTTTTTTACAGGTGTCTATGGAATGTGGAACATCTATGTGTTTGCTGTAATGAGTCTGTATGCACCATCACATAAGGACCACTCTAAAAATGAAACTTCAGCTCAGAATG GAAACGTTAGTGGGTCCAGCAATGATGAGTTTGAAATGCGCCACACGACAACATTGACTGATACAGCCGGAATGGAAGAACCATCAGAACTGTACAGATTGACTGGTAAAACAGCACAGGATTAA